Within Ailuropoda melanoleuca isolate Jingjing unplaced genomic scaffold, ASM200744v2 unplaced-scaffold39162, whole genome shotgun sequence, the genomic segment CAGAGGCAACATGCTGCTCCTGCAACTCTCCCTGCTCGCGCCACTGGTCTCTGCGGCGTGGGGCCAACAAGACTACTATTATTACTCCCATCAGGACTACGGACAGGATGACCAGTGGGTCAACCTGTTCCGGCAAGGGTTCAACTTCCAGTGTCCCCATGGGCAGGTGGTGGTGGCCGTGAGAAGCGCGTTCAGCAAGAAGGAAGGATCGGACCGACAGTGGAACTACGCGTGCATGCCCACACCGCACGGCCTCGGGGAGCTCACCGAGTGCTGGTGGGAAGAGATCAATCGCGCCGGGACAGAATGGTATC encodes:
- the LOC117798969 gene encoding dermatopontin-like — encoded protein: MLLLQLSLLAPLVSAAWGQQDYYYYSHQDYGQDDQWVNLFRQGFNFQCPHGQVVVAVRSAFSKKEGSDRQWNYACMPTPHGLGELTECWWEEINRAGTEWYQTCSNNGLVAGFQSQYFEAVLDREWQFYCCRYSRRCQYACWLTQEYPGHYGEDVDMVLYSYGYYIRGAQTTFSGVERDR